GTCAGTCGCCTGTAAAGCCCCCGGACGCTTCCCGCTTCGGCCTAATCGACTGCGCGCGGGAATCCCGTGACGTCGGCGAGCACTTCCGACACGCAGATGCGGTGCCCTTCAGGGTCCTCGAGTTCGAACTCGATCTGACCATACGGCATCAGTTCCGGACCGCGCACCAGCGGCGTGCGGCGGCGCGCATGATCGAGCAGCGCGGTTAACTCCCCACCCTCGAGACGCAGATAGACATCCCAGTCGTGCGAGGCCGGCGTACGCACGATCGGCGCTTTAGCGCGGCGAAGCATCAGCTCGGCGTCGTCGCGGCGCAGAATGCAGAACTCGAACGGGGCGACGTCGGGAAACGGATCCACAGCGAAGCCGAGGATCTCGCGATACCACGCCATGCAGCGTTCCACATCGGCGACGCGCAGGACGGGGACAATGGCGGCAAAACGGATCATACCGAGTCAATGCCTCATCTCGACGAGAAGTGCCAACTCCGCGGCACGAGCCCGGCGGCGCTAGCTCGGCGACGTCAGCTTGAGCCCGATGATGCCGCACACGATCAGAGCCACCGACAGGATGCGCCCGAGATCACGCGACTCGCCGAACACGAGTACGCCCACGATGGCGGTGCCAACCGCGCCGATGCCGGTCCAGACCGCATATCCGGTGCCGACCGGCAGCGTTTTTAGCGCCTGAGCGAGGTAGTAGAAGCTCGCAATCATCGCGCTCACGGTGATCGCCGACGGCACTGGCTTCCGGAATCCATCGGAGTACTTGAGGCCGATGGCCCAAACGACTTCGAGCAGCCCAGCCACGACCAGCATCCACCAGGCACGCGTCACCGGGACGTCACGTTATCGGCCCGCCCGCAAGGTGGGCGACGACGAGGGCAACTGCGCGAGGAGGAAGTCCCGCGTGTTGCCACCCATCACCCGCGCGATGGTGTCCTGATCCATGCCGGCCGTGAGCAGGCCGTCGGTGATCGCCGCCATGCCGCGCGTATCGAAGGGCGTGCGCGTGGCCCCATCGAAATCAGATCCCAGCGCCACATGCGCGGCGCCAGCCACCTGCACCGCGTGCTGAATGGCCTTCACAATATTCGCGATCGTGGGTTCACACACGGCGCCATCCCAGTAGCCGATGCCCACGAGTCCGCCATTCGCCGCAACCGCACGGAGCTGGTCATCCGTGAGGTTGCGCGGGCCTGGGCACGTGGCCGCAACGCCGGTGTGCGACACCACCACCGGACGGGTCGCCATGGCGAGTACTTCCTGCACCGTCTGCGACGACGAATGCGCGAGGTCGACGATAATGCCGAGCGCTTCCATCCGCGCGACAACCTGACGACCGAGCGGTGTGAGCCCCGCATGCGTCACGCCGTGCGCGCTCGCCGCGACTTCGTTATCGAAGAAATGCGTCAGCCCCATCATGCGGAATCCGGCGGCGTAGAGTGTGTCCACGCTCTCCAGTTTTC
This region of Gemmatimonas groenlandica genomic DNA includes:
- a CDS encoding VOC family protein, whose amino-acid sequence is MIRFAAIVPVLRVADVERCMAWYREILGFAVDPFPDVAPFEFCILRRDDAELMLRRAKAPIVRTPASHDWDVYLRLEGGELTALLDHARRRTPLVRGPELMPYGQIEFELEDPEGHRICVSEVLADVTGFPRAVD
- the sugE gene encoding quaternary ammonium compound efflux SMR transporter SugE, encoding MLVVAGLLEVVWAIGLKYSDGFRKPVPSAITVSAMIASFYYLAQALKTLPVGTGYAVWTGIGAVGTAIVGVLVFGESRDLGRILSVALIVCGIIGLKLTSPS
- a CDS encoding dipeptidase, which translates into the protein MKRLLTGLLVLVVLAAVGFLTVGARIADSRMNTVVSTTLPTVSPVASALHRRLFVADMHADQLLWGRDPLERVEHGHVDVPRLQEGHVALQVFSVVTKTPRGMNYDQNTGDTDNVLLLAIAEHWPRATWTSLRARAVYQADKLRDAALRSANTLTLITTREELEQFVERRAGDPAQVSALLAIEGLHALDGKLESVDTLYAAGFRMMGLTHFFDNEVAASAHGVTHAGLTPLGRQVVARMEALGIIVDLAHSSSQTVQEVLAMATRPVVVSHTGVAATCPGPRNLTDDQLRAVAANGGLVGIGYWDGAVCEPTIANIVKAIQHAVQVAGAAHVALGSDFDGATRTPFDTRGMAAITDGLLTAGMDQDTIARVMGGNTRDFLLAQLPSSSPTLRAGR